The Chitinophaga sp. H8 genome contains a region encoding:
- a CDS encoding NAD-dependent epimerase/dehydratase family protein, which translates to MKKVLITGANGFLGSNLTRELYRLGYEVRILVRAGADLKGVADIPCEIFFGNIDHQEEVLQAVVGCNVVIHAASITDQWNITFEQYERVNYTGTRNIADACLAAQVDRFIYVSTANTMGPGSKTQPGSELSGFTLFHANSGYINTKYMAQQYVLEQVERNHLPAIIVNPTFMIGPNDIKPSSGKLLLYGLHKKVLFYPPGGKNFVYINDVCQGIINALDNGKVGECYLLAGQNLSYKEFFQLVNDTEKAPGIMIRIPVFVMKMAGAFGTLREKVIGKSSKLNYTAAYLLCLDNYYSGKKSERELQVKYTPVKEAVKRALSWFKENNYC; encoded by the coding sequence ATGAAAAAAGTATTAATAACCGGCGCAAACGGTTTCCTGGGATCTAATCTCACCAGGGAATTATACCGGCTGGGATATGAGGTGAGGATATTGGTAAGGGCAGGCGCTGATCTGAAAGGTGTGGCTGATATCCCCTGTGAAATATTTTTCGGAAATATTGATCATCAGGAAGAAGTGCTTCAGGCCGTAGTGGGGTGTAATGTAGTGATACATGCAGCCTCTATTACTGATCAGTGGAATATTACCTTTGAACAATATGAGCGGGTAAACTATACCGGCACCCGGAATATTGCAGATGCTTGCCTGGCAGCGCAGGTAGACCGCTTTATTTATGTAAGCACCGCCAATACAATGGGACCGGGAAGTAAAACACAGCCTGGAAGTGAATTGAGCGGGTTTACCTTGTTTCATGCTAACTCTGGCTATATCAATACCAAGTATATGGCCCAGCAATATGTATTGGAACAGGTGGAGCGGAATCACCTGCCTGCTATTATTGTAAATCCTACTTTTATGATCGGGCCTAATGACATTAAGCCCAGTTCCGGTAAGCTACTCCTGTACGGACTACATAAAAAGGTGTTGTTTTATCCACCGGGAGGCAAGAATTTTGTTTATATTAATGATGTTTGTCAGGGAATTATTAATGCCCTGGATAATGGCAAGGTGGGAGAATGTTATTTACTGGCCGGTCAGAACCTGTCTTATAAAGAGTTTTTCCAGTTAGTAAATGATACAGAAAAGGCGCCTGGCATCATGATCCGGATACCGGTATTTGTGATGAAAATGGCCGGCGCCTTCGGTACCCTGAGAGAGAAGGTAATAGGCAAATCCAGCAAACTGAATTATACGGCTGCTTATTTGCTGTGTCTGGATAATTACTATTCCGGGAAGAAATCAGAACGGGAACTACAGGTGAAGTATACCCCGGTGAAAGAAGCGGTAAAAAGAGCACTCAGCTGGTTTAAAGAGAACAATTATTGCTAA
- a CDS encoding DUF1304 domain-containing protein: MEIIIKGFIGLCALIHLYILWLEMFAWTTRGPKTFTSIPKELFVPTKVLAANQGLYNGFLAAGLIWSLFIKDPVWYSNVAIFFLACVVVAGVYGTVTASRKIFFVQALPALIPLLLLLLVQ; the protein is encoded by the coding sequence ATGGAAATAATCATAAAGGGCTTTATTGGCTTATGTGCCCTCATACACCTATACATTCTCTGGCTTGAAATGTTTGCCTGGACCACCAGAGGGCCCAAAACATTCACTTCCATTCCTAAAGAACTGTTTGTGCCAACCAAGGTACTGGCGGCCAATCAGGGCCTGTATAATGGCTTCCTGGCAGCAGGTCTGATCTGGAGCTTGTTTATCAAAGATCCTGTATGGTACAGCAATGTAGCGATCTTTTTCCTGGCCTGCGTGGTAGTAGCAGGGGTATACGGCACTGTAACTGCCAGCCGGAAGATATTTTTCGTACAGGCATTGCCCGCATTGATTCCATTGTTGCTGCTCCTGCTGGTGCAATAA
- a CDS encoding sensor histidine kinase, with protein MIPRRRSDKRDDFFNNAQLFNSKLFRYLSRIIVLYIFSAIFKSFDLSFIQEVRTSAFRSQIFSLFYVVFGLIVWEGGVAVSKYVEKRVVQDHVSGRLVILCGALLVYGALASFVFGFLYAELDILLFNRYEAWESFISVSYNMNFGIFLFYVLILAFNGITFYYKAWKEYQLKTERLMRENIQAKYDALRNQIDPHFFFNSLSVLTNLVYKSADLSAEYITQLAKIYRYILDKKFDNLVTIQTELDFLESYLFLISIRHQQSIQFQADVDEQVKDKGMIPPATLQMLVENAIKHNRFSTNDPLVITLKSEDGFLLMSNPLRKKTIPEISSGIGLNNIRKRYELASNMGIGVVNSGDYFIVKIPIILQ; from the coding sequence ATGATACCAAGAAGAAGGTCAGATAAGCGGGATGATTTTTTCAACAATGCGCAGTTGTTTAACAGCAAGCTGTTCCGGTACCTGTCGAGAATCATTGTCCTTTATATTTTCAGTGCTATTTTCAAATCCTTTGATCTCTCGTTTATCCAGGAAGTGCGTACCTCTGCTTTCCGGTCGCAGATCTTCAGCCTGTTTTATGTGGTCTTTGGGTTGATTGTATGGGAAGGAGGGGTAGCCGTTTCCAAATATGTAGAGAAAAGAGTAGTGCAGGATCACGTTTCGGGCAGGCTGGTGATTCTTTGCGGAGCGTTGCTGGTATATGGAGCACTTGCTTCCTTTGTATTCGGGTTTCTGTATGCAGAACTGGATATCCTGTTGTTTAACCGGTATGAAGCCTGGGAAAGCTTTATTTCCGTGAGCTATAATATGAACTTTGGGATCTTTCTGTTTTATGTATTGATACTGGCATTTAATGGCATCACTTTTTATTACAAAGCCTGGAAAGAATACCAGCTAAAGACAGAGCGGCTGATGCGGGAAAACATTCAGGCCAAGTATGACGCCCTCCGTAATCAGATCGATCCGCATTTCTTTTTTAATTCTCTGAGTGTGCTTACAAATCTGGTGTATAAAAGTGCAGATCTCTCGGCAGAGTATATTACCCAGCTGGCCAAAATATACCGGTATATCCTGGATAAGAAATTCGATAACCTGGTTACTATACAAACAGAGCTGGATTTCCTGGAATCGTATCTTTTCCTGATCAGCATCCGGCATCAGCAGAGTATACAGTTTCAAGCAGATGTAGATGAACAGGTAAAGGATAAAGGGATGATACCGCCAGCTACGTTGCAAATGCTGGTAGAAAATGCGATCAAGCATAACCGTTTTTCTACCAACGACCCTTTGGTGATCACCCTGAAAAGTGAAGATGGATTTTTGTTGATGTCGAATCCACTGAGAAAGAAAACCATTCCGGAAATATCTTCCGGCATAGGATTGAATAATATCCGTAAACGATATGAGTTGGCCAGTAATATGGGCATAGGCGTGGTGAACTCCGGAGATTATTTTATTGTAAAAATTCCAATTATCCTGCAGTAA
- a CDS encoding LytR/AlgR family response regulator transcription factor: protein MKVVIFEDEMHNSERLMQLLQKCDSSIEVVAVISSVFEGIKWLGQQHTVDLMLMDIQLSDGNCFELFEQTKVKTPIIFTTAYDSFALQAFKVNSIDYLMKPIELKELQRALKKYEEFKPVEQESFDIARLAQEFLKRDSARFIGRLNNQLTYVKAKDIAWLHFVKGITYATTINNQKMPLDYSLDQIEKMLDRNMFFRINRQFIIHIDAIKKITTYYNSRLILQLNPDVDTDVIISRERVPDFKNWLEGKEAEG, encoded by the coding sequence ATGAAAGTAGTCATTTTTGAAGATGAGATGCATAACTCGGAAAGGCTGATGCAATTGTTACAGAAATGTGACAGCAGCATTGAAGTAGTAGCCGTGATTTCTTCTGTTTTTGAAGGGATTAAATGGTTAGGGCAGCAGCATACAGTAGATCTGATGCTGATGGATATACAGCTGTCTGATGGGAATTGTTTTGAATTATTTGAACAGACGAAAGTAAAAACACCTATCATCTTTACCACGGCATATGACAGCTTTGCGTTGCAGGCTTTTAAAGTCAATAGCATAGATTATCTGATGAAACCTATTGAGCTGAAAGAGCTGCAAAGAGCGTTGAAAAAATATGAGGAGTTTAAGCCGGTAGAGCAGGAGAGTTTTGATATTGCCCGGCTGGCGCAGGAGTTTTTAAAGCGTGATAGTGCCCGGTTTATTGGCAGACTAAACAACCAGCTCACTTATGTTAAAGCCAAGGATATTGCATGGCTTCATTTTGTAAAGGGAATTACCTATGCTACCACCATCAATAATCAGAAGATGCCACTGGACTATTCTTTAGACCAGATAGAGAAAATGCTGGACCGGAATATGTTTTTCCGGATCAACCGGCAGTTCATCATCCATATTGATGCCATCAAAAAAATTACTACTTACTACAACAGCAGACTAATCCTACAATTGAATCCAGATGTTGATACTGATGTTATTATTAGCAGGGAGAGAGTACCTGATTTCAAAAACTGGCTGGAAGGCAAAGAAGCCGAAGGCTAG
- a CDS encoding START domain-containing protein translates to MKKRFIFLLLQLMIASWLYAAQSAGDFKLVKQDEVISLYERWIPGAGGGQVRQIKAIFLVQSDVAAVARLLTNQAMGTNWNTNAKVYQVLLSGVADNWITYTRYGIPWPFGDQDCCLSYHLYKDPERNRTGEITFESTLHNKFPVSYDVARITGTRGKWLMEDEGDGHMKITYMITTDRSKKVPRWVSDPIIRNNLFSTMTTFRNILENHRL, encoded by the coding sequence ATGAAAAAGCGATTTATTTTCTTGCTGCTTCAGCTAATGATAGCGTCGTGGTTATATGCTGCCCAGTCTGCCGGCGACTTTAAACTGGTGAAACAGGACGAGGTCATCTCTCTCTATGAAAGATGGATTCCGGGAGCAGGAGGAGGGCAGGTCCGGCAGATAAAAGCGATTTTCCTGGTACAGTCGGATGTAGCCGCAGTAGCCCGCCTGCTTACAAATCAGGCCATGGGCACTAACTGGAACACCAATGCTAAAGTATACCAGGTATTGTTGTCCGGTGTTGCAGATAACTGGATCACGTACACCCGGTATGGGATACCCTGGCCTTTCGGAGATCAGGATTGTTGTTTGAGTTATCATCTGTATAAAGATCCGGAACGCAACAGAACGGGGGAGATCACCTTTGAAAGTACGCTGCATAATAAGTTTCCCGTATCATATGACGTAGCCCGCATTACCGGTACACGGGGAAAGTGGCTGATGGAGGATGAAGGGGACGGGCATATGAAGATCACTTACATGATTACTACGGACCGCAGTAAAAAAGTGCCAAGATGGGTTTCGGACCCTATTATCCGGAATAATCTTTTTTCTACCATGACCACCTTTAGAAATATTTTGGAAAACCATCGTTTATGA
- a CDS encoding RagB/SusD family nutrient uptake outer membrane protein, which yields MKGFQFFNIVKRPLLIACIVLLTGQGCKLDVVPQDRYTDALIWQSQDNIDLYIQDQYQVFKTFAFGRFPIGYDNATDALTDLMKYTSDVPGNGTVNRLVFEPGGVSPSSLYLDFWSAGYGHIRRINEFLSGLNKYAKLEDKNKQLYEAEARFLRGYVYFWLVKLHGSVVILDQLAFNKDNKRSGEDACWNFIAADFAFAAEHLPAERTGKAQGRVTQGAAYGMLAKTWLYAASIAEYDKKQFNQDALTGVPAEKKAAYYKNAMDAAAVVIRLASEGKYTLEGDYKKLFSQRNSKESLLTIQFMKPGVVHEFDRTFCPPADVSGALVAGVPTAELADEFEMADGSRFSWNNPAMAGDPYVNREPRFYATILYNGSSWKNRTMNTTPANSLEGFVEYKSVAEPRKTVTGYYIRKMLDEGNTNILDSKSDQSWMVMRYAEVLLIHAEAAGKSGDFNAATASLKAVRGRVQLPAINITSEPQLMTAIEHERKVELAFEGERYWDLRRWRKAHIVLNNTRFHGHKITASGSGFNYEVIDCDKQNRYFPASFYYMPVPQSEIVNNTAMSQIQGW from the coding sequence ATGAAAGGATTTCAATTTTTCAATATCGTCAAACGTCCCTTGCTGATTGCCTGCATTGTTTTGCTGACAGGGCAGGGATGTAAGCTGGATGTGGTGCCGCAGGACCGGTATACGGATGCCCTGATATGGCAAAGCCAGGATAATATCGATTTATATATCCAGGACCAGTACCAGGTATTTAAAACCTTTGCATTTGGCAGATTTCCTATAGGATATGATAATGCCACCGATGCCCTGACCGACCTGATGAAATATACATCGGACGTACCAGGCAATGGTACCGTGAACAGGTTGGTATTTGAGCCGGGAGGGGTGAGCCCTTCCAGCCTGTACCTGGATTTCTGGTCAGCGGGTTACGGGCATATCCGCCGTATCAATGAGTTTTTATCCGGGCTGAATAAGTATGCGAAGCTGGAAGATAAAAACAAACAGTTGTATGAAGCGGAAGCACGGTTTCTGCGGGGATATGTCTACTTCTGGCTGGTAAAGCTGCATGGCAGTGTGGTGATCCTGGATCAGCTGGCTTTTAACAAAGATAATAAGCGGTCGGGTGAGGATGCCTGCTGGAATTTTATAGCAGCAGACTTTGCCTTTGCAGCGGAACATCTTCCGGCAGAACGTACCGGTAAAGCACAAGGCCGGGTTACGCAGGGCGCTGCTTATGGCATGCTGGCCAAAACGTGGCTTTATGCAGCTTCTATAGCGGAGTACGATAAGAAGCAATTTAATCAGGATGCCCTTACGGGGGTGCCTGCGGAGAAAAAAGCAGCGTATTACAAAAATGCGATGGATGCCGCCGCCGTAGTGATCAGGCTGGCTAGTGAAGGAAAGTATACGCTGGAAGGAGATTATAAAAAACTGTTCAGCCAGCGCAACAGCAAAGAATCCCTGCTCACCATCCAGTTTATGAAACCCGGCGTTGTACATGAGTTTGACCGCACTTTTTGTCCGCCTGCAGATGTGAGTGGTGCCCTGGTAGCAGGCGTACCTACGGCAGAGCTGGCGGATGAATTTGAAATGGCAGATGGCAGCAGGTTTTCCTGGAATAATCCGGCGATGGCAGGAGATCCCTATGTTAACCGGGAGCCCCGTTTTTATGCTACCATTTTATATAATGGCAGCAGCTGGAAAAACAGAACGATGAACACTACGCCAGCCAATAGTCTGGAAGGATTTGTGGAATACAAGAGTGTGGCAGAACCGCGTAAAACAGTAACCGGGTACTATATACGTAAAATGCTGGATGAGGGAAATACCAACATCCTGGATAGTAAAAGTGATCAGTCGTGGATGGTAATGCGTTATGCAGAAGTACTATTGATCCATGCAGAAGCTGCCGGCAAATCAGGCGACTTCAATGCCGCGACGGCTTCCCTGAAAGCAGTACGCGGAAGGGTACAACTGCCGGCAATTAATATTACCTCTGAACCGCAGCTGATGACCGCCATTGAACATGAACGTAAGGTGGAACTGGCTTTTGAGGGGGAACGTTACTGGGATTTGCGCCGCTGGAGAAAAGCGCATATTGTACTTAATAATACCCGGTTTCACGGCCATAAAATAACGGCTAGCGGAAGCGGCTTTAATTACGAGGTGATAGATTGTGATAAACAGAACCGCTATTTTCCTGCATCGTTTTATTATATGCCTGTTCCACAATCAGAAATTGTAAATAATACTGCCATGAGCCAGATCCAAGGCTGGTAA
- a CDS encoding sterol desaturase family protein gives MKLDKINNKGQARLFKSKYLEILTKTHPLIIFGIYIPIIGYMLYYSKVALHYSFRRITLTYFGAVFFWSFFEYIAHRYIFHLVSDKPFWQKVGYTMHGNHHHYPRDKQRLFMPPVPSLIISGGLFTIFYCLMRGNAFVFFPGFISGYLAYASMHYAIHAWAPPFKWMKPLWRNHHLHHYKDEELGFGVSSTLWDMVFGTMFNLAKEPEDREQVKQLTFDK, from the coding sequence ATGAAACTGGATAAAATTAACAACAAGGGGCAGGCCCGGTTATTTAAGAGTAAGTACCTGGAGATCCTGACCAAAACACATCCGCTGATTATCTTTGGTATTTATATACCTATTATCGGGTATATGCTTTATTACAGCAAAGTGGCATTGCATTATTCCTTTAGAAGGATAACACTGACCTATTTCGGCGCTGTCTTCTTCTGGTCGTTCTTCGAATATATTGCCCACCGTTATATTTTTCATTTGGTGAGTGATAAACCCTTTTGGCAAAAGGTAGGTTATACGATGCACGGTAATCATCATCATTATCCGCGTGATAAACAACGGCTTTTTATGCCGCCTGTACCCAGCCTGATTATTTCAGGGGGGCTCTTTACCATTTTCTATTGCCTGATGAGGGGCAATGCATTTGTATTTTTTCCAGGATTTATCTCCGGATATCTGGCATATGCCAGCATGCATTATGCAATCCATGCCTGGGCACCACCCTTTAAATGGATGAAACCACTCTGGCGTAATCATCACCTCCATCATTATAAGGATGAAGAATTGGGCTTTGGAGTAAGTTCTACGCTGTGGGATATGGTATTTGGCACCATGTTTAACCTGGCTAAAGAGCCGGAGGACAGAGAACAGGTAAAGCAACTGACTTTTGATAAATGA
- a CDS encoding TonB-dependent receptor codes for MRLTSILLLGMCLQASAVSFAQKITIAGKNITLKEVFGKIRKQTGYNFIYTNEVLQQAVPVTLNVKEADLREVLNSCFANQSLQYNISDKIIIVKKKEAVSNSSLVAARIEVKGTITDAVSGNPLPGVTIQVKGSKQGAVSDNNGGFRITVAADDILLVSYMGYDKQEVPVNGRSSIDVRLQPANSGLNEVVVVGYGTQKKVAVTGSVAELKGTELRRAPAMNISNLLVGKLPGLIATQQSGRPGFDNSTLRIRGLSTFGDNNPVVIVDGVQRSFEQLDPSEIETISILKDAAAAATYGVQGANGVILVTTRKGSAKKTTVSYNGELSVNAFTRFPKFLDGPDYMAWYKKAEETDNDYLKAIGANPIPYTYTDDDIAALRNGTNTNQFYDNTDWIGMFLDRKSISHHHNVSVTGGTEKVKYFSSLGYLRQEGVVKNTGFERYNFRTNLDYTFSKIFDASVNIGIRKENRDNPGLPADNAGWMNPFFQAIRMQPNLPMYTPDGTPVASPSEAGIVNPLAAVERSGYQRYETNVIQGNLNLNLHVPFVPGLDITTLLAYDKSFQQWKNWQQAYDLNIRMMGGSWYWLKGQSPGLLNSGVFQSFDHNARSTFQPAIRYNRDFGVHSVSGLVLYEYSQYDWNSFFTGAKNFPLKDIQEISFGSKNPGDFIQPSGNSGTTKRAGYVARVNYGYKQKYFGELVGRYDGSMNFPADKRWGFFPAASVGWVISAEPFFESLTSKVSYLKFKGSAGRLGNDRINAFQYLQSFSLSGSPTSVFGDQAVATLRTGNPPNPNITWEKATTYNVGLEASVLKDKLGINAEYFYKITTDILMGQGGLFPPSLGGNYVSTVNAGKVENRGIDLQLTHRNVVNKKFRYETQANITWAKNKILRIDDPDGIPLWQRRVGQSIDAKKGYVAEGLFKDWEEVNAWPSSPVGATVPGFIKYKDLNGDGKITPDDQTFIGLSNMPEIIYGLNAHATYGVIDLSFSFQGAARNDVALAGSYEGSAGNSGVQDNTPFSRTFYGNGNTPYYLVENSWRPDFTNARYPRLTADKAGYPQHNGLANSFWIVDGAYLRLKSVQLGVSLGENALARLKIAQCRLYVSGFNLFTLDHLKYLDPEMPNVNNGFYPQQRMYSVGTNITF; via the coding sequence ATGCGATTAACAAGTATCCTGTTACTTGGCATGTGCCTGCAGGCAAGCGCAGTTTCTTTTGCCCAGAAGATCACTATTGCAGGAAAGAATATCACCCTGAAAGAGGTATTTGGTAAGATCAGGAAACAAACCGGCTATAATTTCATTTACACCAATGAAGTATTACAGCAGGCCGTTCCAGTTACACTGAATGTAAAAGAGGCTGATCTCCGGGAGGTGTTGAACAGCTGCTTTGCCAATCAGTCCTTACAGTACAATATCAGCGACAAGATCATTATTGTTAAAAAGAAGGAGGCGGTAAGTAACAGTTCACTGGTTGCAGCCAGGATAGAAGTAAAGGGGACGATTACAGATGCTGTTTCCGGGAATCCGCTTCCGGGTGTTACCATACAGGTAAAGGGCAGTAAGCAGGGAGCTGTTTCTGATAATAATGGCGGTTTTCGGATTACGGTAGCAGCAGATGATATCCTGCTGGTTTCATATATGGGATATGATAAGCAGGAAGTGCCGGTAAATGGGCGCAGCAGTATTGATGTGCGGCTGCAACCGGCCAACAGCGGACTGAATGAAGTGGTAGTGGTAGGGTATGGTACCCAGAAAAAAGTAGCCGTTACCGGATCGGTAGCGGAATTAAAAGGGACCGAACTAAGGAGGGCACCCGCCATGAATATTTCCAACCTGCTGGTGGGAAAACTGCCGGGACTTATTGCTACGCAGCAATCCGGCCGCCCGGGCTTTGATAATTCTACCCTGCGTATCCGTGGGTTAAGCACTTTTGGCGATAATAATCCGGTAGTTATTGTAGATGGTGTACAACGCTCTTTTGAGCAGCTGGATCCCAGTGAGATCGAAACCATTTCCATCCTGAAGGATGCAGCGGCCGCAGCTACCTATGGGGTGCAAGGCGCTAATGGCGTAATATTGGTAACTACCCGCAAAGGCAGCGCTAAGAAAACTACAGTATCCTACAATGGAGAATTGTCGGTGAATGCGTTTACCCGCTTTCCGAAATTCCTGGATGGCCCGGATTATATGGCCTGGTATAAAAAAGCAGAGGAAACAGACAATGATTATTTAAAGGCAATTGGTGCTAACCCCATCCCTTATACGTATACGGATGATGATATTGCGGCACTGAGAAATGGAACGAATACCAATCAGTTTTACGACAATACCGACTGGATAGGCATGTTCCTTGACCGGAAAAGTATCAGCCATCATCATAATGTTTCGGTAACCGGCGGTACGGAAAAAGTAAAATACTTTTCCAGCCTCGGTTATCTCCGGCAGGAGGGGGTAGTAAAGAATACCGGATTTGAGCGTTATAATTTCCGTACCAATCTGGATTATACATTCAGTAAAATATTTGATGCTTCGGTAAACATAGGAATCCGTAAAGAGAACCGCGATAATCCTGGATTGCCGGCGGACAATGCCGGCTGGATGAATCCCTTCTTTCAGGCTATCCGCATGCAGCCTAATCTGCCTATGTATACGCCGGATGGCACTCCGGTAGCAAGCCCATCAGAAGCTGGTATCGTAAATCCACTGGCTGCGGTAGAGCGTTCCGGTTATCAGCGGTATGAAACCAATGTTATCCAGGGAAACCTGAATCTTAACCTGCATGTACCTTTTGTACCCGGACTGGATATCACCACCTTGCTGGCTTATGACAAATCTTTTCAGCAATGGAAAAACTGGCAGCAGGCCTATGACCTCAATATACGCATGATGGGAGGGAGCTGGTATTGGTTAAAAGGACAATCGCCCGGCCTGCTTAACAGCGGGGTGTTTCAGAGCTTTGATCACAACGCACGCAGTACTTTTCAGCCAGCTATCCGTTACAACCGTGATTTTGGGGTCCATAGTGTAAGCGGATTGGTATTGTATGAATATTCGCAGTACGACTGGAACTCCTTCTTTACCGGTGCCAAAAATTTTCCTTTGAAAGATATACAGGAGATCAGTTTTGGAAGTAAAAACCCCGGTGATTTTATACAGCCATCCGGCAATAGCGGCACCACCAAAAGAGCAGGATATGTAGCCAGGGTGAACTATGGGTATAAACAAAAATACTTTGGAGAACTGGTAGGCCGGTATGATGGATCGATGAACTTCCCGGCAGACAAGCGCTGGGGATTTTTTCCAGCTGCCTCTGTGGGCTGGGTGATCAGTGCAGAGCCCTTCTTTGAAAGTTTAACCAGTAAAGTAAGTTACCTGAAATTTAAAGGATCTGCGGGAAGATTGGGTAATGATCGCATCAATGCATTCCAGTACCTGCAATCTTTTTCTTTAAGCGGATCGCCCACCAGCGTATTTGGTGATCAGGCAGTTGCCACCTTGCGGACAGGTAATCCGCCTAATCCTAATATTACCTGGGAAAAAGCTACTACCTACAATGTGGGACTGGAAGCTTCTGTACTGAAAGATAAATTAGGGATCAATGCAGAGTATTTCTATAAGATTACTACCGACATTCTCATGGGCCAGGGTGGGTTGTTTCCCCCATCATTAGGCGGGAATTATGTATCCACCGTGAATGCCGGAAAAGTGGAAAACCGTGGTATAGACCTGCAGTTGACGCACCGGAATGTGGTGAATAAAAAATTCCGTTATGAAACACAGGCTAACATTACCTGGGCAAAGAACAAAATACTGCGTATTGATGATCCGGATGGTATCCCGTTATGGCAACGCCGGGTGGGGCAGAGTATCGATGCCAAAAAAGGATATGTAGCAGAAGGGCTGTTTAAAGATTGGGAGGAAGTGAATGCCTGGCCATCTTCTCCCGTAGGAGCTACTGTACCCGGATTCATTAAATATAAAGACCTGAATGGTGATGGTAAAATCACGCCGGATGACCAGACCTTTATCGGCTTGTCTAATATGCCGGAAATTATTTACGGTTTAAATGCACATGCTACTTATGGCGTAATAGACCTGTCTTTCTCCTTCCAGGGAGCAGCCCGCAATGATGTAGCACTGGCAGGCAGCTATGAAGGATCTGCCGGCAATAGTGGCGTACAGGATAATACGCCTTTTTCCCGCACTTTTTACGGGAATGGTAATACCCCGTATTACCTGGTAGAGAACTCCTGGCGTCCGGACTTTACCAATGCCCGTTATCCGCGTCTTACTGCCGATAAAGCCGGGTATCCGCAACATAATGGGTTGGCCAACTCTTTCTGGATCGTAGATGGTGCTTATCTGCGGCTTAAATCTGTGCAACTGGGCGTATCCCTGGGCGAAAACGCTTTGGCGCGCTTAAAAATAGCACAGTGCCGTTTATATGTATCCGGCTTTAACCTGTTTACACTGGATCATCTGAAATACCTGGATCCGGAAATGCCGAACGTAAACAATGGTTTTTATCCGCAGCAACGGATGTATTCCGTAGGCACAAATATCACCTTCTAA
- a CDS encoding SDR family NAD(P)-dependent oxidoreductase has translation MNDQQYTLITGASSGLGKEFAIQVARSGRNIILIALPGGAARLLAASLMEEFGIDAQVFEFDLTDSIELRYHIVYILKHFSINFLINNAGVGGTSAIVDTSLERIDQIIQLNVRSMALLTHLLIPHLLTHEHSYIMNISSMAAFTPIAYKTVYPASKAFISSFSLGLREELAGTGLSVSVVYPGPIMTNSSTTRRVISQGRKGKMGLLSAAEIASIALSRTLTQHPTIIPGFMNKVNHFLMGILPMRLKLRIVSREVKKEIQYTPTV, from the coding sequence ATGAATGATCAGCAATACACCCTGATAACGGGAGCCAGTTCAGGTTTAGGAAAGGAATTTGCCATACAGGTGGCTCGCTCCGGCCGTAATATCATTCTGATAGCATTACCTGGTGGTGCTGCCCGGCTACTGGCTGCCAGCCTGATGGAAGAGTTTGGTATAGATGCACAGGTATTTGAATTTGATCTTACGGATAGTATTGAGCTGAGATATCATATTGTATATATCCTGAAACATTTCAGTATCAACTTTCTTATTAATAATGCCGGAGTAGGTGGTACGTCTGCGATTGTAGATACCTCACTTGAAAGGATAGATCAGATCATTCAGCTGAATGTAAGAAGTATGGCGCTACTCACGCACTTGCTGATCCCGCACCTGCTCACCCATGAGCACAGCTATATTATGAATATCTCCAGTATGGCAGCATTTACGCCCATTGCCTATAAAACGGTGTATCCGGCATCCAAGGCGTTTATCTCCTCTTTTTCACTGGGGTTAAGAGAAGAGTTGGCAGGGACGGGTTTGTCGGTGAGTGTGGTGTATCCAGGGCCTATTATGACCAACTCCAGCACTACCAGGAGGGTGATCAGCCAGGGACGGAAAGGGAAGATGGGGTTATTGTCTGCCGCAGAGATTGCCAGTATTGCATTGAGCCGGACTTTGACCCAACATCCTACAATTATTCCGGGATTCATGAACAAAGTGAATCATTTTCTGATGGGCATTCTGCCTATGCGGTTAAAACTACGAATTGTATCGAGGGAAGTAAAAAAAGAAATACAGTATACCCCCACTGTTTAA